The following proteins are encoded in a genomic region of Desulfosporosinus youngiae DSM 17734:
- a CDS encoding N-acetylmuramoyl-L-alanine amidase, translating to MLNRPIIVFIRKSWILGAIITLIILVLGAGSLKLTSVFSSGLKDKVIVIDPGHGGADPGAQNSGIKEKDVNLDISLRLGKVLESKGCKVILTREVDKDFFLPGFVKGRMAKRAELDNRINIATENNADLFISVHANSFSKRNSYGMETYYHLKSSSGKALAEKIHEQLTQVQPDNKRKAKAGDYYIINQEEIPAVIVEVGFISNPKERKLLLSEDYRNSVANAIGTGVEQFFTAFPMGVRESSPTVAQDGPPLISDNTYKLYFANDNLENLVPEDRQINPSVWPKLDLAQKASLVMSELIQGPLSSKLIPTIAPTTKILSVTTQNGLVTIDFSKDIRDQFPGGALEESMTIRSIIWSMTQIPGINSVRILVNGEFGESIGGHILLDRTFSPQLGV from the coding sequence ATGCTTAATCGGCCAATAATCGTATTTATCCGTAAATCATGGATTTTGGGGGCAATAATAACCTTGATTATTCTAGTTCTTGGAGCCGGTTCATTAAAATTAACATCAGTCTTCTCTTCCGGTCTAAAAGATAAAGTCATTGTTATTGACCCAGGACACGGGGGTGCTGATCCTGGAGCCCAGAATTCAGGGATTAAGGAAAAAGACGTAAATTTAGATATTTCTTTACGCCTGGGTAAAGTCTTAGAGTCTAAAGGATGTAAAGTTATTCTAACCCGCGAGGTTGATAAGGACTTTTTTCTGCCGGGGTTTGTCAAAGGACGGATGGCTAAGCGAGCCGAATTAGACAACCGGATTAACATCGCCACTGAAAATAATGCCGATTTATTTATTAGCGTCCACGCCAACAGCTTCTCAAAGCGAAATTCGTATGGAATGGAAACCTATTACCATCTGAAATCCTCATCCGGAAAAGCACTCGCCGAAAAAATTCATGAACAACTCACTCAGGTCCAACCCGACAATAAGCGCAAAGCTAAAGCCGGTGATTATTACATAATCAATCAAGAGGAAATTCCAGCTGTCATTGTTGAGGTAGGATTCATCTCTAATCCCAAAGAAAGGAAATTACTATTATCAGAAGATTACCGCAACTCAGTGGCTAATGCCATAGGAACGGGAGTTGAACAGTTCTTCACTGCCTTTCCGATGGGGGTACGGGAAAGCTCACCAACTGTTGCACAAGATGGGCCGCCCTTAATAAGTGACAATACCTATAAACTCTACTTTGCCAACGACAATTTAGAAAACCTCGTACCCGAAGATCGCCAAATAAACCCATCAGTATGGCCAAAACTTGATCTTGCTCAAAAAGCGAGCCTCGTTATGAGTGAACTCATACAAGGCCCTCTATCCAGTAAACTGATTCCCACTATAGCCCCGACAACCAAAATCCTTTCCGTTACTACTCAAAATGGCCTTGTTACGATCGACTTCAGTAAGGATATTCGGGATCAGTTTCCTGGCGGAGCTTTAGAGGAGAGTATGACCATTCGCTCAATCATATGGTCAATGACCCAAATTCCGGGAATTAACAGCGTTCGTATTTTGGTGAATGGGGAATTTGGCGAGTCCATTGGCGGGCATATCCTCTTAGACCGTACATTTAGTCCTCAACTTGGCGTTTAG
- a CDS encoding ABC transporter ATP-binding protein, whose protein sequence is MLEVAVNHVSFSYDKDLILADINIKVEAGAFVCLLGQSGCGKSTFLRLLAGLEKPSSGDIRVDDAPVMKAGLQRGVVFQDYGLFPWMTAGENIMIALKQKFKKMSFSERKAEALRRIRDVELPESVFDKLPKELSGGMKQRCAIARAFGIDPPILLMDEPFGALDAVTRAKLQDLVFSLWNKETENRKTIFFVTHDVDEALLLATDIFVFGQSPSKVIYNYSFKDKSKSDRTTILDDPRIMELRNNLIKIIHNEVRMKSYAL, encoded by the coding sequence ATGCTGGAGGTAGCGGTAAACCATGTAAGCTTTTCTTATGACAAGGATTTGATATTAGCAGACATTAATATAAAAGTGGAAGCCGGAGCGTTTGTCTGTTTGCTTGGACAGTCCGGATGTGGAAAAAGCACGTTTCTCCGTTTGCTGGCAGGATTAGAAAAGCCAAGCTCTGGGGACATTCGTGTGGATGATGCTCCTGTCATGAAAGCGGGTTTGCAAAGAGGGGTTGTGTTTCAGGATTATGGTCTTTTTCCCTGGATGACTGCCGGGGAAAATATCATGATTGCTCTTAAACAGAAATTTAAGAAGATGAGTTTCAGTGAGCGTAAAGCTGAAGCACTGAGAAGAATCAGGGATGTTGAGCTGCCGGAGTCTGTTTTTGATAAGCTGCCGAAGGAACTCTCCGGCGGGATGAAGCAGCGCTGCGCAATAGCCCGCGCCTTTGGTATTGATCCGCCGATTCTTTTGATGGATGAGCCATTTGGTGCCTTGGATGCGGTAACACGAGCTAAGCTGCAAGATTTAGTGTTTAGTTTGTGGAATAAGGAAACCGAAAATCGCAAGACTATTTTCTTTGTTACCCATGATGTGGATGAGGCACTGCTTCTGGCAACGGACATTTTTGTCTTTGGGCAATCACCCAGCAAAGTCATTTATAATTATTCATTCAAGGATAAGTCGAAATCAGACAGGACGACCATCCTTGACGATCCCCGGATTATGGAGCTGCGCAACAATCTCATTAAGATTATCCATAATGAGGTTAGAATGAAGTCGTATGCTTTATAA
- a CDS encoding ABC transporter substrate-binding protein: protein MKKVVKLISLLVVGMLLMTGCSQGAASTGSIGDQAAAGEKLKVKLAAQATSGQVFQYMAEDKGYLEEEGIDVDLVYINNATDAFSALSSGQVDVISTYGTGGPLIQIANGQDFTIFGGYMIIGATPVFAMPGTKYNSVEDLLGKKIAIMRGGTPDIVLKGILSDAGYDPIKDVTFVEMKKNTDVMEAVRSGQADFGAVSTGFELQIKEAGMNIVMWPDELWPNHSCCRMVAKTSWLKENPEAAQRLLRAYLRAEEIMPANMDRVVELTVKNLDMSEETAKSFLLSPHMKYETDPYKNSVVKMWEKMQKFGYIVDPTMDIRDHIDTSNYKAALDYLEGKYPDSSFYKEKQKEFSEFNL, encoded by the coding sequence ATGAAAAAAGTAGTAAAATTAATTTCCTTATTAGTGGTAGGTATGCTGTTGATGACAGGCTGCTCCCAAGGTGCAGCCAGTACAGGCAGCATCGGCGACCAGGCAGCAGCTGGTGAGAAGTTAAAGGTAAAGTTAGCCGCCCAGGCAACCTCAGGTCAGGTATTTCAATATATGGCAGAAGACAAGGGATACCTGGAAGAAGAAGGTATCGATGTTGATCTCGTTTATATTAACAATGCAACAGACGCTTTTTCCGCTTTAAGTTCCGGTCAGGTGGATGTTATTTCCACTTATGGCACGGGCGGACCGCTGATTCAGATTGCCAATGGTCAGGATTTCACCATTTTCGGCGGCTATATGATTATTGGTGCAACTCCTGTTTTTGCCATGCCAGGTACAAAATATAACAGTGTGGAGGATCTCCTGGGCAAAAAGATTGCTATCATGAGAGGCGGAACTCCGGATATTGTGCTCAAGGGTATTTTGTCTGACGCAGGCTACGATCCCATCAAAGATGTTACTTTTGTCGAAATGAAAAAGAATACCGATGTCATGGAAGCGGTACGCAGTGGTCAGGCAGATTTTGGCGCAGTATCCACAGGCTTTGAACTGCAAATCAAAGAAGCGGGTATGAACATTGTGATGTGGCCGGATGAATTGTGGCCTAATCACTCCTGCTGCCGCATGGTTGCCAAAACCAGCTGGCTTAAAGAAAACCCGGAAGCAGCCCAGAGATTGCTCCGTGCCTATCTGAGAGCAGAAGAGATTATGCCCGCCAATATGGACCGGGTTGTAGAACTGACTGTTAAAAATTTGGATATGTCAGAGGAAACTGCCAAAAGCTTTTTGCTAAGCCCTCACATGAAATATGAAACGGACCCCTATAAAAACAGCGTCGTAAAGATGTGGGAAAAAATGCAGAAATTTGGCTATATCGTTGATCCTACCATGGACATCCGGGATCATATTGATACTTCGAATTATAAGGCGGCACTGGATTATTTAGAGGGCAAGTATCCTGACAGCAGCTTCTATAAAGAGAAGCAGAAAGAGTTCAGCGAATTTAATCTCTAA
- a CDS encoding ABC transporter permease: protein MKKLIENRLGIALILSGLVIAYELLTDVFGILDPFLFRGLSEVMPVFGTHYGMLLKGLVSSLGLLVPAYVLATFSGISLGVLIGLKKPLRKNITPFINAFSAVPAPLLTPFAIHIFPSFKAASIFIIFLGAFWPTLGTTVNAVMTIDKRYLENAATLEIGEGEKLFRVILPAASPTILSGCTIALKFSFVMLVVAEMFGATSGMGYFVQYYSDFARFDLVIAGFIFMSLVLVGIMYLFDIMKVRMLRWTINN from the coding sequence TTGAAAAAACTTATTGAAAACAGGTTAGGTATAGCACTAATCCTCAGCGGCTTAGTAATTGCCTACGAGCTTTTGACGGATGTTTTCGGTATACTGGATCCCTTTTTATTCCGGGGACTTAGTGAGGTTATGCCTGTGTTTGGCACCCATTACGGCATGCTCCTGAAAGGGCTGGTCAGCTCTTTAGGCTTACTGGTCCCCGCCTATGTGTTGGCGACTTTCAGCGGCATCAGCCTCGGGGTGCTGATCGGTTTAAAAAAGCCCTTGCGTAAAAATATCACCCCCTTTATCAATGCCTTCAGTGCCGTTCCCGCGCCCCTTTTGACCCCTTTTGCCATTCATATTTTTCCGTCATTTAAAGCGGCGTCCATATTCATTATTTTTTTGGGTGCCTTCTGGCCAACACTGGGCACAACGGTCAATGCAGTCATGACCATTGATAAGAGATATCTGGAAAACGCCGCTACTCTGGAAATAGGCGAAGGGGAAAAATTATTCCGTGTGATTCTGCCGGCCGCTTCTCCCACCATACTTTCAGGCTGCACAATTGCCCTTAAGTTCTCTTTTGTCATGCTTGTGGTAGCGGAAATGTTCGGAGCGACCTCCGGCATGGGCTATTTTGTCCAGTATTATTCCGATTTTGCCCGCTTTGATCTTGTCATTGCCGGCTTTATCTTTATGTCCCTTGTCTTGGTGGGGATTATGTACCTGTTCGACATTATGAAAGTCAGAATGCTGCGCTGGACTATCAATAATTAA
- a CDS encoding acyl-CoA dehydratase activase, with translation MISAGIDVGSTATKAVIFDGRIRSSAVMPTGWNPKEAGRTVFLEALSKAGLQEQDVDAVVGTGYGRVSLAFIHKKVTEITCHAKGAKFLFPQTRTVIDIGGQDSKVIAVAEDGGVADFIMNDKCAAGTGRFLQVMTGILDITLEELGQMAAAGKPVSINSMCTVFAESEIIGLLAQEVPKEAIASGVVQTIANKIISLASRVPCQEEITFSGGVANNPEICASLSSAFGAKFNIPRQPQIVGALGAAIVGFEKFQ, from the coding sequence GTGATAAGCGCCGGGATTGATGTGGGTTCTACTGCCACGAAAGCAGTTATTTTTGATGGAAGGATACGAAGTTCGGCTGTTATGCCCACGGGCTGGAACCCTAAAGAAGCCGGACGGACTGTATTTCTGGAAGCGCTGAGCAAGGCCGGTCTGCAGGAGCAGGACGTCGATGCCGTGGTTGGGACCGGCTATGGACGGGTGTCCCTGGCCTTTATCCATAAAAAAGTGACGGAGATAACCTGTCATGCCAAGGGGGCGAAATTTCTCTTTCCCCAAACCAGAACGGTCATAGACATTGGCGGTCAGGACAGCAAAGTCATTGCGGTGGCTGAGGATGGTGGGGTTGCTGATTTTATCATGAACGATAAATGTGCCGCCGGTACCGGGCGGTTCCTGCAAGTCATGACGGGAATTCTTGATATTACTTTAGAAGAATTAGGGCAAATGGCAGCAGCGGGCAAACCCGTGAGCATCAACAGTATGTGTACTGTTTTTGCCGAGTCGGAGATTATTGGTCTTCTGGCCCAGGAAGTGCCTAAAGAAGCCATTGCTTCAGGAGTGGTGCAAACCATTGCCAATAAAATAATCAGTCTGGCATCCCGGGTTCCCTGTCAGGAGGAAATTACCTTTTCCGGCGGGGTAGCCAACAATCCGGAGATTTGTGCCAGCTTATCCTCAGCCTTTGGTGCTAAATTTAATATTCCCCGGCAGCCACAGATTGTCGGAGCCTTGGGTGCTGCCATCGTAGGCTTTGAAAAATTTCAGTAA
- a CDS encoding double-cubane-cluster-containing anaerobic reductase, with protein sequence MEADSLSEFENLRAKSARSITAAKEEGRKIVGKYCIYSPMEIVVAAGAIPIPLCSTKQDPIAAAEKVLPRNLCPLIKSSYGYAASGACPYFNASDLLIAETTCDGKKKMYELLSEIKPLHLLQLPQKQDEEALQYWYREIVKLKERLEAEFRVTITERDLREAIHLMNEERRSLKDLQDIAKLKPSPISGVDLLMVLYNRGFSIDKQEAVLMVDRLTLELKELFSRGVTPFTAQTPRILLTGVPVGIGSHKVVQIIEECGGNVVCFESCGGYKGVYDQVDEEKEPLSAIAEKYLRTPCSCMSPNIARFELVERLALEFKVDGIVDLTWQGCHTYNIESYTLKKYLQQKRRLPFLQIETDYSESDVEQLKVRIEAFLEMINVT encoded by the coding sequence ATGGAAGCCGATAGCTTAAGTGAATTTGAGAATCTGCGCGCCAAGAGCGCCAGGTCGATAACAGCGGCTAAAGAAGAGGGCCGGAAAATTGTCGGCAAGTACTGTATTTACTCGCCTATGGAAATCGTGGTAGCTGCCGGAGCGATTCCCATTCCCCTGTGCAGTACCAAGCAGGACCCCATTGCGGCGGCGGAAAAGGTTCTGCCCAGAAATCTTTGTCCTCTCATTAAATCAAGTTATGGCTATGCAGCTTCCGGTGCCTGCCCATACTTTAATGCCTCGGATCTGCTTATTGCCGAAACCACCTGTGACGGCAAGAAAAAAATGTATGAACTGCTTTCCGAAATCAAGCCTCTGCACTTACTCCAGCTTCCGCAAAAGCAGGATGAAGAGGCTTTACAGTATTGGTATAGAGAAATCGTTAAGCTGAAAGAACGCCTGGAAGCCGAATTCAGGGTAACCATTACAGAGCGGGACTTGCGTGAGGCTATCCACCTGATGAATGAAGAACGGCGTTCTCTTAAGGACTTACAGGATATTGCCAAACTTAAGCCCTCACCCATTAGCGGCGTTGATTTGCTGATGGTTCTTTATAACCGGGGTTTTAGCATTGACAAACAGGAAGCGGTGCTCATGGTTGACCGCCTGACCTTAGAGCTGAAGGAATTATTCAGCCGGGGGGTGACCCCCTTTACGGCGCAGACGCCCCGAATACTCTTAACCGGGGTTCCTGTGGGCATCGGCTCTCATAAGGTTGTTCAGATTATTGAAGAGTGCGGCGGCAACGTTGTTTGTTTCGAAAGCTGCGGCGGGTATAAAGGGGTTTATGACCAAGTTGATGAAGAAAAAGAACCTCTTTCAGCTATTGCTGAAAAATATCTGAGAACCCCTTGTTCCTGTATGTCCCCGAATATCGCCCGCTTTGAACTTGTGGAACGGTTAGCGCTGGAGTTTAAGGTGGATGGTATCGTCGATCTTACCTGGCAAGGATGTCATACCTATAATATCGAGTCCTATACTCTGAAAAAATACTTGCAGCAGAAGCGAAGGCTGCCGTTTTTGCAGATTGAAACAGACTACTCCGAGTCCGATGTGGAACAGTTAAAGGTGAGGATTGAAGCCTTCCTGGAAATGATCAACGTGACCTGA
- a CDS encoding corrinoid protein: protein MPDLKQKLLVQLADAVVNMDEDMTRELAQTYAENGFDSHAGIHQGLAQGMDRAGQLYEEEEYFIPELLMCSDAMYAGLDVLKPHLKQDKLGEKFKVVIGVVQGDTHDIGKNLVKIMLETLGFEVTDLGRDVPPADFVEKAKEIEADIIALSTLMTTTMEGMQEVMQLLAREKLGDKVKVMIGGGPISQSFAAKIGAYYAVDASKAANLAQDLVREVG from the coding sequence ATGCCGGATTTAAAGCAAAAGTTGTTGGTGCAATTAGCGGATGCGGTTGTGAATATGGATGAGGACATGACCAGAGAACTTGCCCAAACCTATGCGGAAAATGGCTTTGATTCCCATGCAGGCATTCATCAGGGCTTAGCTCAGGGAATGGACAGAGCAGGCCAATTATACGAAGAAGAAGAGTACTTTATTCCCGAGCTGCTGATGTGTTCGGACGCTATGTATGCGGGACTGGACGTCTTAAAACCTCATTTAAAACAGGATAAGCTTGGCGAAAAGTTTAAAGTTGTGATTGGAGTTGTGCAAGGGGATACCCATGATATCGGGAAGAACCTGGTTAAAATCATGTTGGAAACCCTGGGCTTTGAGGTGACGGATTTAGGAAGAGATGTGCCTCCGGCAGATTTTGTGGAGAAAGCCAAAGAAATCGAAGCGGATATTATCGCTTTATCCACGTTGATGACAACCACAATGGAAGGCATGCAGGAAGTGATGCAGCTCTTGGCCAGAGAGAAGCTGGGGGACAAGGTCAAAGTTATGATCGGCGGAGGGCCCATCTCCCAAAGCTTCGCTGCTAAAATCGGTGCCTATTATGCCGTAGACGCCTCAAAGGCCGCTAATCTGGCCCAAGATTTAGTACGGGAGGTTGGATAA
- a CDS encoding uroporphyrinogen decarboxylase family protein: protein MKDKMTPLERAKAIAKGERADRLPCNPNVANGVARIYGCKISEFNSSARTIAAAQIASYRRFGYDGVRIFTDLFAWAEAMGAKVYFPEDNTADLAAPALDDIAKSDSLVPADPYKDGRLSVHIEAMKYLVDELGTEVPCAGGMVGPFTNAFFLLGIKKMSKLFFTNPEVVHRACQVSLETCLRYAQAIIDAGLTPTISEPMSSCTVVGPKHFREFAEPYLKKLVQYITAQGKPVTMHICGKTEKIWEDIVAMGVAGFSVDNVVDLQKCKEQIGDRVKILGHVDPSAVMYAGSPADVREAVFKCVQQAWDAPKGYVIMSGCSLPVETPLGNIEAMMEAAREIGYPIDPEKLNKMLSSC from the coding sequence ATGAAGGACAAAATGACCCCCCTTGAGAGAGCTAAGGCCATAGCCAAAGGGGAAAGGGCGGACCGCCTCCCCTGTAATCCCAATGTGGCCAATGGGGTTGCCCGGATTTACGGCTGTAAAATATCTGAATTTAATAGTAGTGCCAGGACGATCGCCGCTGCCCAAATCGCTTCTTACCGCCGTTTTGGCTATGATGGGGTAAGAATATTTACGGACTTGTTTGCCTGGGCGGAAGCAATGGGAGCGAAAGTTTATTTCCCGGAGGACAATACTGCCGACCTGGCGGCTCCGGCTCTTGACGACATCGCAAAAAGTGACAGCTTAGTGCCGGCTGATCCTTATAAGGACGGCCGTTTGTCTGTCCATATCGAAGCGATGAAATATCTCGTCGATGAATTAGGAACAGAAGTCCCCTGTGCGGGAGGGATGGTCGGTCCTTTTACCAATGCCTTTTTTTTATTGGGCATTAAAAAGATGAGCAAGCTGTTCTTCACCAATCCGGAGGTAGTTCACCGGGCCTGTCAGGTGTCCCTGGAAACTTGTCTAAGATATGCCCAGGCGATCATTGATGCCGGTTTGACCCCAACCATTTCCGAGCCCATGTCTTCCTGTACGGTGGTGGGGCCCAAGCATTTTCGTGAATTTGCTGAGCCCTATCTGAAAAAGCTGGTGCAATATATTACTGCCCAAGGCAAGCCGGTGACCATGCATATTTGCGGGAAGACAGAAAAAATCTGGGAGGATATTGTCGCTATGGGTGTAGCCGGCTTCAGTGTCGACAATGTGGTGGATCTCCAAAAATGCAAGGAACAGATTGGGGATCGGGTTAAAATACTGGGCCATGTGGATCCTTCGGCTGTGATGTATGCCGGGAGCCCCGCCGATGTGCGGGAGGCTGTGTTTAAGTGTGTGCAGCAGGCTTGGGATGCCCCGAAAGGATATGTCATTATGTCAGGCTGCAGTTTGCCTGTGGAAACGCCGTTAGGAAACATTGAAGCGATGATGGAGGCAGCCAGGGAGATTGGTTATCCCATTGATCCTGAAAAGCTGAACAAAATGTTAAGCTCATGCTAA
- a CDS encoding putative DNA modification/repair radical SAM protein has protein sequence MDIFAKLTILTDSAKYDVACTSSGVDRKGKSGSIGSAAKAGICHSFSADGRCISLLKVLMTNVCIFDCKYCVNRVSNDTERAAFTPQELAELTMNFYRRNYIEGLFLSSGVIKSPAYTTEQLIKALELLRNTYRFNGYIHVKAIPGADSELIARLGCLADRMSVNIELPSQESLKRLAPNKTKESILRPMGLITNKIQENSTDLVKYRHASKFVPAGQSTQLIVGATPDTDHKILTLTEGLYRKYRLKRVFFSAYMPVAEHSLLPSVHTKPPLLREHRLYQADWLLRFYGFEAKELLDEQNPNFNLQVDPKCYWALNHLEKFPLEINKAPYEMLLRVPGIGVTSARRILTARRSGPLDFSGLKKIGVVLKRAQYFITCKGRILEGLKITSDGAIRALMADQYKLPSQSPEQLSLFTDFPEPFITREDVQQCLTGQI, from the coding sequence ATAGATATTTTTGCTAAGCTGACAATCTTAACAGATTCAGCTAAATATGATGTGGCCTGCACCTCCAGCGGGGTAGACCGAAAGGGGAAGTCCGGCAGTATTGGAAGTGCTGCCAAAGCCGGCATATGTCATAGCTTTTCAGCTGATGGCCGGTGCATATCTTTACTGAAAGTTCTGATGACGAACGTTTGCATCTTTGACTGCAAATACTGCGTCAATCGTGTGTCCAATGATACCGAAAGGGCTGCCTTTACGCCCCAGGAACTGGCTGAACTGACCATGAACTTCTACCGGCGCAATTACATAGAAGGCTTGTTTTTGAGTTCGGGGGTGATTAAAAGCCCTGCCTATACAACAGAGCAATTGATTAAAGCCTTGGAGTTATTGCGAAACACTTACCGCTTTAATGGCTATATTCATGTCAAGGCTATTCCTGGCGCGGATAGTGAACTCATTGCTCGTTTAGGATGTTTAGCTGATCGGATGAGTGTGAATATTGAGCTGCCCTCTCAGGAAAGTCTGAAACGTTTGGCTCCCAACAAGACGAAGGAATCCATCCTGCGTCCGATGGGACTGATTACTAATAAAATTCAGGAAAACAGCACAGACCTAGTAAAATACCGGCATGCTTCGAAATTTGTGCCGGCTGGACAGAGTACACAGCTCATAGTAGGGGCAACTCCCGATACTGATCATAAAATATTAACCCTGACTGAAGGGCTATATAGAAAATACCGTCTTAAAAGGGTCTTTTTTTCTGCCTATATGCCCGTAGCAGAACATTCCCTGCTGCCTTCTGTGCATACGAAACCGCCGCTTTTACGGGAGCACCGGCTTTACCAGGCCGACTGGCTATTGCGCTTTTATGGTTTTGAGGCAAAAGAACTGCTTGATGAGCAAAACCCCAATTTTAATCTGCAAGTTGATCCCAAGTGTTATTGGGCGCTTAACCATCTGGAAAAATTCCCGCTGGAGATTAATAAAGCACCTTATGAGATGCTTTTACGGGTGCCGGGAATCGGGGTAACCAGTGCCCGGCGAATTCTTACAGCCAGAAGAAGCGGACCGCTTGATTTTTCAGGACTTAAAAAGATCGGTGTTGTTCTAAAACGTGCCCAGTATTTTATCACTTGCAAAGGCAGGATCCTGGAGGGTTTGAAAATAACCTCAGATGGGGCAATCCGAGCGCTGATGGCCGACCAGTATAAACTTCCGTCACAATCTCCTGAACAGCTCTCCTTGTTTACAGATTTCCCGGAGCCTTTTATCACGAGAGAGGATGTGCAGCAATGCCTGACAGGACAGATTTGA
- a CDS encoding TIGR03915 family putative DNA repair protein — protein MPDRTDLTYAYDGSFEGLMSCVFASYERKEIPGMIRPPGNQQTLFDTAEWIETDEHKADRVYNSIPFKISHQAQELVKLGFLSCAPNKEMLIFHFLRLGFKHGGKVMTMLTDDIVCSLQKAVRHLTSESHKFKGFIRFSVYGEVLVAVIEPKNFVLPLLSPHFCDRYRSERFMIYDKTHSMALVYQSQKAELIYVEELTLPNLDSAEAEYRRLWKQFYKTIAIEGRKNPRCRMTLMPKRYWGQLTELDEKSEEDLVVVSIKRLL, from the coding sequence ATGCCTGACAGGACAGATTTGACCTATGCCTACGATGGAAGCTTTGAGGGACTAATGTCTTGTGTCTTTGCAAGCTACGAGCGAAAAGAAATTCCGGGTATGATCCGGCCCCCGGGTAATCAGCAGACCCTTTTTGATACGGCTGAATGGATTGAAACCGACGAACATAAGGCAGACAGGGTTTACAACTCAATCCCCTTTAAAATATCTCATCAAGCTCAGGAATTAGTAAAACTCGGTTTTTTATCCTGTGCTCCCAACAAAGAAATGCTTATCTTCCATTTCCTGCGTTTAGGATTTAAGCATGGGGGCAAAGTCATGACCATGCTCACCGATGACATCGTGTGTTCCCTTCAGAAAGCAGTACGCCATCTCACATCAGAAAGCCATAAGTTCAAAGGTTTTATCCGGTTTTCGGTATACGGGGAAGTGCTGGTAGCGGTTATAGAACCTAAAAACTTTGTTTTACCCCTTTTGTCACCGCATTTTTGCGATCGTTACCGTAGTGAGAGATTTATGATTTATGATAAAACCCATAGTATGGCTTTAGTTTACCAGTCTCAAAAAGCAGAGCTGATTTATGTCGAAGAGTTAACCCTGCCCAACCTTGATTCTGCAGAGGCTGAATACCGCCGGTTATGGAAGCAATTCTATAAAACCATTGCCATTGAAGGAAGAAAAAACCCAAGATGCCGGATGACATTGATGCCGAAACGGTATTGGGGTCAATTAACCGAATTAGATGAGAAGAGCGAAGAAGATTTAGTCGTTGTTTCGATAAAGCGCTTACTTTAA